Proteins encoded within one genomic window of Urocitellus parryii isolate mUroPar1 chromosome 16, mUroPar1.hap1, whole genome shotgun sequence:
- the Dnajb8 gene encoding dnaJ homolog subfamily B member 8 — protein sequence MANYYEVLGVQSSASPEDIKKAYRKLALRWHPDKNPDNKEEAEKKFKQVSEAYEVLSDSKKRSLYDRAGCDSWRAGGGASTPYNSPFDTGYTFRNPEDIFREFFGGLDPFSFDFWDVPFSSDRGSRGHGLRGAFSAGFGEFPAFMEAFSNFDVLGRSGGSRTTFSSTSFGGSGSGSSGFKSVMSSTEMVNGHKVTTKRIVENGQERVEVEEDGQLKSVTINGKEQLKRVDSK from the coding sequence ATGGCCAACTACTACGAAGTGCTGGGGGTCCAGTCCAGCGCGTCCCCCGAGGACATCAAGAAGGCCTACCGCAAGCTGGCTCTGCGGTGGCACCCCGACAAGAACCCCGACAACAAAGAGGAGGCCGAGAAGAAGTTCAAGCAGGTGTCGGAGGCCTACGAGGTCCTGTCCGACTCCAAGAAGCGCTCCCTGTATGACAGGGCGGGCTGTGACAGCTGGAGGGCAGGTGGCGGGGCCAGCACCCCCTACAACAGTCCCTTCGACACGGGCTACACCTTCCGCAACCCCGAGGACATCTTCCGTGAGTTCTTTGGTGGCCTGGACCCATTCTCCTTTGACTTCTGGGATGTCCCCTTTAGCAGTGACCGGGGCAGCAGGGGACATGGCCTGCGAGGGGCCTTCTCGGCGGGCTTTGGCGAGTTCCCGGCCTTCATGGAGGCCTTCTCCAACTTCGATGTCCTGGGCCGGAGCGGGGGCAGCCGCACCaccttctcctccacctcctttGGGGGGTCCGGCTCCGGGAGCTCGGGGTTCAAGTCGGTGATGTCGTCCACGGAGATGGTCAACGGCCACAAGGTGACCACCAAGCGCATCGTGGAGAACGGGCAGGAgcgcgtggaggtggaggaggacgGGCAGCTCAAGTCGGTGACCATCAACGGCAAGGAACAGCTCAAGAGGGTGGACAGCAAGTAA